One stretch of Cohnella algarum DNA includes these proteins:
- a CDS encoding ABC transporter ATP-binding protein: MAPALLELQNYQVAFSAGQESYPALREISFAVRDREALGIVGESGCGKSLTALSVMGLLPKGAAVSGGEARLNGKSLNGLTPEDWRSVRGKQVAMIFQDPMTALNPLIPVGRQIAEAASTHLPVSKREAKNLALDMMRKVGLSRTEHLYREYPHQLSGGMRQRIMIAMAMICKPQLLIADEPTTALDVTIQAQILDLLREMKENAGAAMMFISHDLGVIREICDRVIVMYAGYIVEEAP, from the coding sequence ATGGCGCCGGCATTGTTGGAGCTGCAGAACTACCAGGTTGCTTTTTCCGCCGGACAGGAAAGCTACCCGGCGCTGCGGGAGATTTCGTTTGCCGTTCGGGATCGGGAAGCGCTCGGGATTGTCGGGGAATCCGGCTGCGGGAAAAGCTTGACCGCCTTGTCCGTCATGGGGTTATTGCCCAAGGGGGCGGCCGTGTCCGGCGGGGAGGCCCGGCTAAACGGCAAAAGCCTGAACGGCTTGACGCCGGAAGACTGGCGTTCCGTCCGCGGAAAGCAAGTCGCGATGATTTTTCAGGATCCGATGACGGCCCTGAATCCGCTTATTCCGGTCGGCCGGCAAATTGCCGAGGCGGCGTCGACCCATCTGCCCGTTTCGAAACGGGAAGCCAAAAATCTCGCCCTGGACATGATGAGGAAGGTCGGGCTGTCCCGAACGGAGCATTTGTACCGCGAATACCCGCACCAATTGTCGGGAGGGATGAGGCAGCGGATCATGATCGCGATGGCGATGATCTGCAAGCCGCAGCTTCTGATCGCCGACGAGCCGACGACTGCGCTGGACGTGACCATTCAGGCGCAAATTCTCGATTTGCTGCGGGAGATGAAAGAGAACGCGGGTGCGGCGATGATGTTCATCTCGCACGATCTGGGCGTCATTCGCGAAATCTGCGACCGGGTCATCGTCATGTATGCCGGCTATATCGTCGAGGAGGCCCCGTGA
- a CDS encoding HAD family hydrolase: MNSPMIRYLWFDLGYTLVKTNREDIYRKTLETLGIVKTRDEITIAYHLADKLFMREYRGVLGKDSRHFLPWYIGVLNYYLGLSLPIEEVISLQQKAAKEEGMRWTAFDFSKPTLRSLKEAGYRLGLISNWDGTAREVLKANRLDEEFDFAIISSEIGIEKPDPAIFEIALSESGATAEQSLYVGDNYYDDVVGSRQAGMDCLLINPYGTRGIEELNYDRVISSIREVAAYLGQLQGVGSPSLSEGERHVDHIGTNSGNV; this comes from the coding sequence ATGAACAGCCCTATGATTCGGTACTTGTGGTTCGATCTCGGCTATACCCTGGTCAAAACCAACCGCGAAGACATCTATCGGAAAACGCTGGAGACGCTCGGAATCGTCAAAACCCGGGATGAAATCACGATCGCCTATCATTTGGCGGACAAGCTGTTCATGCGGGAATACCGGGGGGTGCTCGGTAAGGACAGCCGTCACTTTCTGCCCTGGTATATCGGCGTCTTGAACTACTATTTGGGGCTCTCGCTTCCCATCGAGGAAGTGATCTCTTTGCAGCAAAAGGCGGCGAAGGAAGAAGGAATGCGGTGGACGGCGTTCGATTTCAGCAAGCCGACCTTGCGCTCGTTGAAGGAAGCGGGCTACCGGCTGGGCCTCATCTCCAACTGGGACGGGACCGCTCGCGAAGTGCTGAAGGCGAACCGGCTTGACGAAGAGTTCGACTTCGCGATTATTTCCTCGGAAATCGGCATCGAAAAACCGGATCCGGCCATCTTCGAAATCGCCCTGTCCGAAAGCGGCGCGACCGCGGAGCAGTCGCTGTATGTCGGCGACAATTACTACGATGACGTCGTCGGTTCGCGTCAAGCCGGCATGGACTGCCTGCTGATCAATCCGTACGGAACGAGAGGCATCGAGGAGTTGAATTACGATCGGGTCATCTCCAGCATTCGGGAGGTCGCCGCCTATTTGGGTCAACTGCAGGGAGTTGGCAGCCCGTCGTTAAGCGAGGGAGAACGACATGTCGACCATATTGGAACGAATTCAGGAAACGTTTGA
- a CDS encoding ABC transporter permease has product MRFYIRKSFTLAATVLLVSVITFLVFQVLPGDPAQIVLGVDADPYQLAALRQDMGLDRPVGERYWTWMANAVSGDLGDSLRYQRPVSEILAERLPVTISLALFSLGLTLAIGLPLGIYVARKDGKLSSVLISAFTQLGVSVPSFWLAFLLILLFSVTFRLFPTYGYVPWSQDPAGTIRSLFLPSLALAIPSIAVVVRYLRNTLLDQATMDYVRTARSKGLRESAIMYRHLLRNALIPVVTIVGLLIAETLGGSIVVENVFALPGLGNLLITSIGTRDLPLVQSLVLYIAVLVVGINFAVDILYKVIDPRIRLKR; this is encoded by the coding sequence TTGAGATTTTATATTCGCAAGTCGTTTACGCTGGCGGCTACGGTATTGCTCGTCTCGGTCATCACGTTTCTGGTGTTTCAGGTGCTGCCGGGAGATCCCGCCCAGATCGTTCTGGGCGTGGACGCCGATCCGTACCAGCTGGCCGCTCTCCGGCAGGACATGGGGCTTGATCGTCCTGTCGGGGAGCGTTATTGGACGTGGATGGCCAATGCCGTTTCCGGCGATCTCGGCGATTCGCTGCGCTACCAGCGGCCGGTGTCGGAAATTTTGGCGGAGCGCTTGCCGGTCACGATTTCGCTGGCGCTCTTCTCCCTGGGGTTGACCTTGGCGATCGGTCTGCCCCTCGGCATTTATGTCGCCCGAAAAGACGGCAAATTATCCTCGGTGCTGATCTCGGCTTTTACCCAGCTCGGCGTATCCGTTCCGTCTTTCTGGCTCGCTTTTCTCCTGATTCTGCTTTTCTCCGTAACGTTCAGGCTGTTTCCGACCTATGGCTACGTTCCCTGGAGCCAGGATCCGGCGGGCACGATCCGTTCGCTGTTTTTGCCGTCCCTTGCGCTCGCGATTCCCTCCATCGCCGTCGTCGTCCGCTATTTGCGAAATACGCTGCTCGACCAGGCGACGATGGATTACGTGCGGACCGCCAGGAGCAAAGGGCTGCGAGAGAGCGCGATCATGTACCGGCACCTGCTGCGCAACGCCCTCATTCCGGTCGTCACCATCGTCGGCCTGCTGATCGCCGAAACGCTCGGAGGCAGCATCGTCGTAGAGAACGTGTTCGCGCTTCCGGGACTTGGCAACCTGCTGATTACGTCGATCGGAACGCGGGATTTGCCTTTGGTCCAATCGCTGGTTCTGTATATCGCCGTTCTGGTGGTCGGCATCAATTTCGCGGTCGATATTCTGTATAAAGTCATCGATCCCCGCATTCGATTGAAAAGGTGA
- a CDS encoding ABC transporter substrate-binding protein → MRRGLFALTLSTVIVSGCGTNTPSASPVSGSSETPQSQASADGGTNSPSSGGTVRVAMATEPDNLDPYLSAATDTGSMMDNVFDGLFEAGENSELVPAIAESYQVSEDGLTYTFALRQGVTFHDGSALTSEDVYYSYAKLAGLNGQEPLSSKFSGIGSIETPDDYTVTVKLKERDAAFLAANIIAIVPKDYEKQSEHPVGAGPFKFVEYTPGQQLALEKNEQFYDPERAPKLDRVEFKIMPDVNSSILALQSGDIDMVPGVSAQGALQLGESFTLVSGPQNMVQLMALNNSVKPLDDAKVRQAINYAIDKDVIIETVAEGNGTKLGSNMSPAMKMYYQEGLEDRYSFNAEQAKQLLREAGYENGFDLTITVPSNYQFHVDTAQVIAEQLKQVGIRAEIKQIEWSSWLEDVYNNAKYEATIVGLTGKLDPHEVLGRYETTYPKNFFKFSNDEFDRLVNEGRTELDETKRAALYKEAQTVLTEQAAAVFIMDPSRTVAMKSNLHGFKTYPVQKYDFAEMYYAE, encoded by the coding sequence ATGAGGAGAGGTTTGTTCGCTTTGACCTTGTCGACGGTGATCGTTTCGGGATGCGGCACGAATACTCCGTCCGCTAGTCCCGTTTCCGGCTCGTCGGAGACGCCGCAATCCCAGGCATCGGCGGACGGCGGCACGAACAGCCCGTCTTCCGGAGGAACCGTCCGGGTGGCGATGGCGACGGAACCGGACAATCTGGATCCTTACTTGTCGGCAGCGACGGATACCGGCTCGATGATGGACAACGTGTTCGACGGCTTGTTCGAAGCGGGCGAAAACAGCGAGCTCGTTCCGGCCATCGCGGAGTCGTATCAAGTGTCGGAGGACGGGTTGACGTACACGTTTGCCTTGAGGCAAGGCGTGACGTTCCATGACGGGTCCGCGCTCACCTCGGAGGACGTGTATTATTCGTACGCCAAGCTGGCGGGCCTGAACGGCCAGGAGCCGCTGTCCTCCAAGTTCTCCGGCATCGGAAGCATCGAAACGCCCGACGACTATACGGTGACCGTCAAGCTGAAAGAGCGGGATGCCGCCTTCCTCGCCGCCAACATCATCGCCATCGTGCCGAAAGATTACGAGAAGCAAAGCGAGCATCCGGTCGGCGCCGGCCCCTTCAAGTTTGTCGAATACACCCCGGGACAGCAGCTGGCGCTCGAAAAGAACGAGCAATTTTACGACCCGGAACGCGCGCCGAAGCTGGATCGGGTCGAATTCAAAATCATGCCCGACGTCAACTCTTCGATTCTCGCCCTGCAGTCCGGCGACATCGACATGGTTCCGGGCGTCAGCGCTCAAGGCGCGCTTCAGCTCGGGGAAAGCTTTACCCTCGTCTCCGGCCCGCAGAACATGGTTCAACTGATGGCGCTGAACAATTCCGTGAAGCCGCTGGATGACGCGAAGGTTCGCCAGGCGATCAACTACGCGATCGACAAGGACGTCATCATCGAGACGGTGGCCGAGGGGAACGGAACGAAGCTGGGCTCGAACATGAGTCCCGCGATGAAGATGTACTATCAGGAAGGGCTGGAGGACAGGTATTCGTTTAACGCCGAGCAAGCCAAGCAGCTGCTGCGGGAAGCGGGATACGAGAACGGGTTCGATCTGACGATCACGGTTCCGTCGAACTATCAATTCCATGTCGATACGGCCCAGGTGATCGCGGAACAGCTGAAACAGGTCGGCATTCGGGCCGAAATCAAGCAAATCGAATGGAGCAGCTGGCTGGAGGACGTCTACAACAACGCGAAATACGAGGCCACGATCGTCGGATTGACGGGCAAGCTGGATCCGCACGAAGTGCTGGGCCGATACGAGACGACCTATCCGAAAAATTTCTTCAAGTTCAGCAACGACGAATTCGACCGTTTGGTCAACGAAGGCCGCACGGAGCTGGACGAAACCAAGCGCGCCGCGCTGTACAAGGAAGCGCAAACCGTTCTGACCGAACAGGCGGCCGCTGTCTTTATTATGGATCCGAGCCGCACGGTGGCGATGAAATCGAACCTGCACGGATTTAAAACGTACCCGGTCCAGAAGTACGACTTCGCCGAAATGTACTATGCCGAATAA
- a CDS encoding MBL fold metallo-hydrolase yields the protein MELTVIGCWGAYPAPNEATSGYLIKRGELSILLDCGSGVLSRLQNEVPLEQLDAVFITHTHADHIADALTLEFAALVLMQTGKRSKPLDVYVYGEDPDKLGFQFPECVRVHPIDLRQKVQIGELTMEFSENVHEVPCCAVKVTAADGKSLVYSSDTGYCDSIVEFSRQADVLVLESSFYDWQKGAMRGHLTAGEAGEIAALAKPGQLVLTHFPHYGDLRQLEAEASSRFDGQTRLAFGGMKLNI from the coding sequence ATGGAATTAACGGTAATCGGCTGCTGGGGAGCGTACCCGGCCCCAAACGAAGCGACTTCGGGTTATTTGATCAAGCGCGGGGAACTGTCGATTCTGCTCGATTGCGGCAGCGGCGTCTTGTCCAGGCTGCAAAACGAGGTGCCGTTGGAACAGTTGGACGCGGTCTTTATCACGCATACGCATGCGGATCATATCGCGGACGCGTTGACGCTGGAATTCGCCGCTCTGGTTCTGATGCAAACCGGAAAACGTTCGAAGCCGCTGGACGTTTACGTTTACGGAGAAGATCCGGACAAGCTCGGGTTTCAATTTCCCGAATGCGTCAGAGTGCATCCGATCGATCTTCGGCAGAAGGTGCAAATCGGCGAACTGACGATGGAATTTTCCGAGAACGTGCACGAAGTTCCTTGCTGCGCGGTCAAAGTGACCGCCGCTGACGGCAAATCGCTCGTGTACTCCAGCGACACGGGATATTGCGACAGCATCGTCGAGTTCTCCCGCCAGGCGGACGTGCTGGTGCTGGAGAGCAGCTTCTACGATTGGCAGAAGGGCGCGATGCGGGGGCATCTGACGGCGGGGGAGGCGGGCGAGATCGCGGCTTTGGCCAAGCCCGGCCAGCTGGTGCTGACGCATTTTCCCCATTACGGCGATCTTCGCCAACTGGAGGCGGAAGCCTCCTCACGGTTCGACGGACAGACAAGGCTGGCTTTTGGCGGAATGAAGCTGAACATCTAA
- a CDS encoding ABC transporter permease, with amino-acid sequence MNLKLWLKSKPLVIGGFLVVSLLLFALVGLFYTPYEPNEMNTAMRLAPPQPAHLWGTDNFGRDIFSRIMEGARTAFLIGFSSVSIGLVFGLLIGAAAGYLGGWVDEVIMRIVDAMLAFPGILLAIMFVSVFGPGLNITIAALGMMSIPSFTRIARSGFIQVKEFDFVKASVAKGAGPWRIIFLHILPNMASPLIVAATLGFSGAVLAEAGLSYLGIGVQPPDPSWGRMLSEAQPYLANAPWYVLITGGVITAMVLGFNLLGDGIRDLYDKKK; translated from the coding sequence ATGAATCTGAAACTGTGGTTGAAAAGCAAACCGTTGGTCATCGGCGGATTTCTCGTCGTTTCGCTGCTGCTCTTCGCGCTGGTCGGCTTGTTCTACACCCCTTACGAGCCGAATGAAATGAATACCGCAATGCGTCTGGCGCCTCCCCAGCCGGCCCATCTATGGGGAACGGACAATTTCGGCCGCGATATTTTCAGCCGGATCATGGAAGGAGCGCGGACGGCCTTTCTGATCGGCTTCAGCTCCGTCTCCATCGGCCTGGTCTTCGGTTTGCTGATCGGCGCCGCCGCCGGCTATTTGGGCGGCTGGGTCGATGAGGTCATCATGCGGATCGTCGACGCGATGCTCGCTTTTCCCGGCATTTTGCTGGCGATCATGTTCGTGTCCGTGTTCGGGCCGGGGCTTAACATCACGATCGCGGCGCTCGGCATGATGAGCATTCCCTCCTTTACGCGGATTGCCCGAAGCGGATTCATCCAGGTCAAGGAGTTCGATTTCGTCAAGGCTTCCGTCGCGAAAGGTGCGGGGCCGTGGCGGATCATCTTTCTGCATATTCTCCCCAACATGGCTTCCCCCCTCATCGTGGCGGCCACGCTGGGGTTCTCCGGCGCGGTATTGGCCGAAGCGGGGCTCAGCTATCTCGGCATCGGCGTGCAGCCTCCGGATCCGAGCTGGGGCCGCATGCTGAGCGAAGCCCAACCGTACCTGGCGAACGCGCCATGGTATGTTTTGATCACCGGCGGGGTCATCACGGCGATGGTGCTCGGGTTTAATCTGCTTGGCGACGGCATCCGGGATTTGTACGACAAGAAGAAGTAG
- a CDS encoding MurR/RpiR family transcriptional regulator, translating to MSTILERIQETFDVLSPGQKRAAHYIQRHIQDAALQSAQKIAEKSGVSEATVHRLAQALSYSGFSDMHQELQQFVIKDQRAVYNFMQSTTRQEESWLEKHFAQEMQNIRETMQQTDKARIHQAARLLLDADRIWIAGWRLGLSVTAFFQFVLKYMLGNCELIPQGGVAEYATYIRSGDVVFVSGFPRYCSKTLKVSKLAKEQEARVIALTDSSLSPFAKLADLTLLAECKSTGFLDSYTAPLSVVGAIINEISYLEKDRVKRHLEKMELMFKEFQDSFEWMNKTK from the coding sequence ATGTCGACCATATTGGAACGAATTCAGGAAACGTTTGACGTTTTAAGCCCGGGGCAGAAACGGGCGGCGCATTACATTCAGAGACATATCCAGGACGCGGCGCTGCAATCGGCCCAAAAAATCGCGGAGAAATCGGGCGTCAGCGAGGCGACGGTTCATCGGTTGGCCCAGGCGCTTTCGTATTCCGGGTTTTCCGACATGCATCAGGAATTGCAGCAATTCGTGATCAAGGATCAGCGGGCCGTCTACAATTTCATGCAATCGACAACCCGTCAGGAGGAGTCCTGGCTGGAGAAGCATTTTGCCCAGGAAATGCAGAATATTCGGGAAACGATGCAGCAAACCGATAAAGCCCGGATTCATCAGGCCGCAAGGCTGCTGCTGGATGCCGACCGCATCTGGATCGCCGGGTGGAGGCTGGGCTTGTCGGTCACGGCGTTTTTTCAATTCGTTTTGAAATATATGCTGGGCAATTGCGAGTTGATTCCGCAAGGAGGTGTTGCCGAGTACGCAACGTACATTCGTTCCGGCGATGTCGTTTTTGTCAGCGGTTTTCCCCGCTATTGCTCCAAAACCTTGAAAGTGTCCAAGCTGGCCAAGGAACAGGAGGCACGGGTGATCGCGCTGACCGACTCCAGCTTGTCGCCCTTTGCGAAGCTGGCCGATCTGACGCTGCTGGCGGAATGCAAATCCACCGGGTTTCTGGATTCATACACCGCGCCGCTGTCGGTCGTGGGCGCCATCATTAACGAGATTTCGTATTTGGAGAAAGATAGGGTGAAACGCCATTTGGAGAAAATGGAGCTGATGTTCAAGGAATTTCAGGACAGCTTCGAATGGATGAATAAAACAAAGTGA